The following coding sequences are from one Streptomyces venezuelae window:
- a CDS encoding EamA family transporter — protein sequence MEQSTEPRWEPGAGPGVGQSVERGAEKNASAPTTRPQARPAAHPTAHPTARPSARTSAKAAAGFAALAAIGPATWGTTYVTTTELLPPDRPLLAAALRALPAGLILLALTRRLPSGDWWWKAAVLGILNFGAFFPLLFFGAYHLPGGVASTISAVMPLLVAGFGIGVLKVRPTRRTLLAGLVGVAGVALLVLRGSATVDLAGIVAMLTATTLMALAVVLSKRWGRPEGVSLLALTGWQLTVGGLVLAPIALTAEGLPDHFTGANIAGYTYLGIIGTALAYALWFRGIERLPASSVSFLGLANPVVATLAGLVVLGQTLTVWQVAGLVLVLGSVVLGQSRSKAPRA from the coding sequence GTGGAACAGAGCACGGAACCGAGGTGGGAACCGGGCGCGGGACCGGGAGTGGGGCAGAGCGTGGAACGGGGCGCGGAAAAGAACGCATCCGCCCCGACCACCCGGCCCCAGGCACGTCCTGCGGCCCACCCCACGGCCCACCCCACGGCCCGACCCTCCGCCAGAACCTCCGCCAAAGCCGCCGCCGGCTTCGCCGCGCTCGCCGCCATCGGCCCCGCCACCTGGGGCACGACCTACGTCACCACCACCGAACTCCTCCCCCCGGACCGCCCGTTGCTCGCCGCCGCGCTCCGCGCACTGCCCGCCGGGCTCATCCTGCTCGCCCTCACCCGGCGGCTCCCGAGCGGTGACTGGTGGTGGAAGGCGGCCGTCCTCGGCATCCTCAACTTCGGCGCCTTCTTCCCGCTCCTCTTCTTCGGCGCCTACCACCTGCCCGGTGGCGTCGCCTCGACGATCAGCGCGGTCATGCCGCTGCTCGTCGCGGGCTTCGGCATCGGCGTACTGAAGGTGCGCCCCACCCGCCGCACGCTGCTCGCGGGCCTGGTCGGCGTCGCGGGCGTCGCGCTCCTCGTCCTGCGCGGCAGCGCCACCGTCGACCTCGCCGGCATCGTGGCGATGCTGACGGCGACCACCTTGATGGCCCTCGCCGTGGTGCTCAGCAAGCGATGGGGCCGCCCCGAGGGCGTCTCACTGCTCGCCCTCACCGGGTGGCAGCTGACCGTGGGCGGGCTGGTCCTGGCGCCCATCGCCCTCACCGCCGAGGGCCTTCCGGACCACTTCACCGGGGCCAACATCGCCGGCTACACGTACCTCGGCATCATCGGCACGGCCCTCGCGTACGCCCTCTGGTTCCGCGGCATCGAACGACTCCCCGCGTCGTCCGTGTCCTTCCTCGGCCTGGCCAACCCGGTCGTCGCGACACTCGCCGGCCTGGTGGTCCTCGGCCAGACGCTCACCGTGTGGCAGGTGGCCGGACTGGTCCTCGTCCTGGGCAGCGTCGTGCTGGGCCAGAGCCGCAGCAAGGCACCCCGCGCATAG
- a CDS encoding LysR family transcriptional regulator translates to MTMPPEAPAVAVHRRDVDPRLLRAFVAVAEELHFTRAAARLYVAQQALSRDVRRLERELGAELFSRTTRQVTLTADGERLLPYARRVLEAQDDLVAAAAGAARPLLVDLNSPGLAFGRILERARALAPECELMARFESGLTGSAAEIVAGRLDVSFGRYAGLDPALRAGLDHQPVRYEPMAVLLPAGHPLAELDEVPLDALAGETVYAGAGNPRTTEWTGLARLLFAGRGAGGRGIDVAPPAPLAVGPEEFERVMAKNRNPVLAVVDFPAMPGAELRPLVDPVPLSPVSMVWRKGLIHPGVTALREAAASLAAEEGWLERPPDGWLPATDALIMMRGGGSGRGRGRCGGTGGEG, encoded by the coding sequence ATGACGATGCCCCCGGAAGCGCCAGCCGTCGCCGTACACCGCCGTGACGTGGACCCCAGGCTGCTGCGCGCCTTCGTCGCCGTGGCGGAGGAGCTGCACTTCACGCGGGCGGCCGCCAGGCTCTACGTCGCGCAACAGGCGCTGAGCCGCGATGTGCGGCGCCTGGAGCGGGAGTTGGGCGCCGAGCTCTTCTCCCGCACCACGCGGCAGGTCACGCTGACCGCCGACGGCGAACGGCTGCTGCCGTACGCGCGACGCGTCCTGGAGGCCCAGGACGACCTGGTCGCCGCCGCCGCGGGCGCGGCGCGTCCGCTCCTCGTCGACCTGAACAGCCCCGGCCTGGCCTTCGGCCGCATCCTGGAGCGGGCCCGCGCGCTGGCCCCGGAGTGCGAGCTGATGGCCCGCTTCGAGAGTGGCCTCACGGGTTCCGCCGCCGAGATCGTCGCCGGACGGCTCGACGTGTCCTTCGGGCGGTACGCGGGGCTCGACCCGGCGCTGCGGGCGGGCCTCGACCACCAGCCCGTGCGGTACGAGCCGATGGCGGTGCTGCTGCCCGCCGGCCACCCGCTCGCGGAGCTCGACGAGGTGCCGCTCGACGCGCTCGCGGGGGAGACCGTGTACGCGGGGGCGGGCAACCCGAGGACGACGGAGTGGACGGGACTCGCGCGGCTGCTCTTCGCGGGGCGGGGCGCCGGTGGGCGCGGCATCGACGTCGCGCCGCCCGCGCCGCTCGCCGTCGGACCCGAGGAATTCGAACGGGTCATGGCGAAGAACCGGAACCCGGTCCTGGCGGTGGTGGACTTCCCGGCCATGCCGGGAGCCGAGCTGCGACCGCTCGTCGATCCCGTTCCGCTGTCGCCCGTGTCGATGGTGTGGCGCAAAGGGCTGATCCACCCGGGTGTCACCGCCTTGCGGGAGGCGGCGGCGTCCCTCGCCGCCGAGGAGGGATGGCTGGAGAGACCGCCGGATGGATGGCTGCCCGCGACGGACGCGCTCATCATGATGAGGGGCGGCGGCAGCGGCAGGGGCAGGGGCAGGTGTGGGGGTACGGGTGGGGAGGGTTAA
- a CDS encoding NAD(P)H-binding protein yields the protein MLRIAVFGAAGNAKSRVVTEALARGHEVTAVVRAPSRCPDLNPDAIHRTGDAQNPDHVAALPTGQHVIVAATRPAQVARPNARRSPDHSCPASPAPPTP from the coding sequence ATGTTGCGCATCGCAGTCTTCGGAGCCGCCGGAAACGCCAAAAGCCGCGTCGTCACCGAAGCCCTCGCCCGCGGCCACGAGGTCACCGCGGTCGTCCGCGCCCCGTCCCGCTGCCCCGACCTGAACCCGGACGCCATCCACCGCACCGGCGACGCGCAGAACCCGGACCACGTAGCCGCCTTGCCCACCGGCCAGCACGTCATCGTCGCCGCGACAAGACCCGCTCAGGTCGCGAGGCCGAACGCGCGGCGATCACCAGACCACTCCTGTCCGGCCTCGCCCGCGCCCCCGACGCCCTGA